In Streptomyces chartreusis NRRL 3882, the following are encoded in one genomic region:
- a CDS encoding ABC transporter substrate-binding protein, translating into MKRRALPALALICAVGLAATACSDPTAGGSGSDGSDAEQTAVNPTARLDGVKLTMWTAQNTVNAPKQVIDAFEKATGAQVDTQAIPDLYEQNVPTKLASGDRPDLMFWQPSISTLPFVQPKQNLLTLDGEPWVSKLGDTERSLGVIDGKRYAAIVTSPAMLGVYYNKDVFERAGLTEKDFPTSYDELLALGHKVVDKTDAAAFYEAGGDKWPLQWQMQVQLTDLDRQWWADLNRNKKKWTDPVVVGAIKKYKEKLLDAGLAQKNYRTGTFTGQADALWKGDVGMVLNVTSFQSQLQAKYSTAEIDKKIGWFPVANSSATGLYSPDQTNGVVAFKTGDEKRQNAARQFLAFWLGPDYPDYIKTMKIPSVQPSVPTPGGLPETSKAQVAALPKAIGVFQAKAIVAPDTHLYLADMIFGKKSPQQVAQAIQDQFAQVAKAQGAPGF; encoded by the coding sequence ATGAAGAGAAGAGCTCTCCCCGCCCTGGCGCTGATATGCGCCGTCGGCCTGGCCGCCACCGCGTGCAGCGACCCCACCGCCGGGGGCTCCGGTTCGGACGGTTCGGACGCCGAGCAGACGGCGGTGAACCCGACCGCCCGGCTGGACGGTGTGAAGCTGACCATGTGGACCGCGCAGAACACGGTGAACGCGCCGAAGCAGGTCATCGATGCCTTCGAGAAGGCCACCGGCGCCCAGGTCGACACCCAGGCGATCCCGGACCTCTACGAGCAGAACGTGCCTACGAAGCTCGCCTCCGGCGACCGCCCCGACCTGATGTTCTGGCAGCCGTCCATCTCCACGCTGCCGTTCGTCCAGCCGAAGCAGAACCTCCTCACCCTCGACGGCGAACCGTGGGTCTCCAAGCTCGGCGACACCGAGAGGTCCCTCGGCGTCATCGACGGCAAGCGGTACGCGGCGATCGTCACCAGCCCCGCCATGCTGGGCGTCTACTACAACAAGGACGTCTTCGAGCGGGCCGGACTGACCGAGAAGGACTTCCCCACGTCCTACGACGAGTTGCTCGCCCTCGGCCACAAGGTCGTCGACAAGACCGACGCGGCCGCCTTCTACGAGGCCGGCGGCGACAAGTGGCCGCTCCAGTGGCAGATGCAGGTCCAGCTCACCGACCTCGACCGGCAGTGGTGGGCGGACCTGAACCGGAACAAGAAGAAGTGGACCGACCCGGTCGTCGTCGGCGCGATCAAGAAGTACAAGGAGAAGCTGCTCGACGCCGGGCTCGCCCAGAAGAACTACCGGACGGGTACCTTCACCGGGCAGGCCGACGCGCTGTGGAAGGGCGACGTCGGCATGGTCCTCAACGTCACGTCCTTCCAGAGCCAGTTGCAGGCCAAGTACTCCACCGCCGAGATCGACAAGAAGATCGGCTGGTTCCCGGTCGCCAACTCCTCGGCCACCGGCCTGTACTCCCCCGACCAGACCAACGGTGTCGTCGCCTTCAAGACCGGTGACGAGAAGCGGCAGAACGCGGCCCGGCAGTTCCTCGCCTTCTGGCTCGGACCGGACTACCCGGACTACATCAAGACGATGAAGATCCCGTCCGTGCAGCCGTCCGTGCCCACCCCCGGCGGACTGCCCGAGACGTCCAAGGCCCAGGTGGCGGCCCTGCCCAAGGCCATCGGCGTCTTCCAGGCCAAGGCGATCGTCGCCCCCGACACCCACCTCTACCTGGCCGACATGATCTTCGGCAAGAAGAGCCCGCAGCAGGTCGCGCAGGCGATCCAGGACCAGTTCGCGCAGGTGGCCAAGGCCCAGGGCGCTCCCGGGTTCTGA
- a CDS encoding LacI family DNA-binding transcriptional regulator, whose translation MNVTGHTRRPASIRDVATAAGVSYQTVSRVINGHPSVRPSTRERVLAAIDELGFRRNATALALASGRSRAVTVLTANTTHYGYASILQGIEEAARAASYAVGIGVLESAEDAAVAAEVQRAADAGGGIVVIAYDPAGVRALGAVPAGLPVVGVVETPATPPGGDRPWVWADDREAAYQATRHLLSLGHETVHYVAIPSSTRRTSARTGGWRQALKEAGAPEPRPVQSSWGPAGGHAAGLKLAKDPSVTAILCGNDDLALGVLRALHEAGRSVPGEISVAGFDDAPHSAFLTPSLTTVRLDFTGLGRSAFALLHGVLEESAPVAPHPVSVPELVVRESSGPPPADA comes from the coding sequence ATGAATGTGACCGGTCACACAAGGCGCCCGGCGAGCATCAGGGACGTCGCCACCGCCGCGGGGGTCTCGTACCAGACGGTCTCCCGGGTGATCAACGGCCATCCCAGCGTCCGGCCGTCCACCCGGGAGCGGGTGCTCGCCGCCATCGACGAGCTGGGCTTCCGCCGCAACGCGACCGCCCTCGCCCTGGCCAGCGGGCGCAGCCGGGCCGTGACCGTGCTCACCGCGAACACCACCCACTACGGCTACGCCTCGATCCTCCAGGGCATCGAGGAGGCCGCCCGCGCGGCGTCGTACGCCGTCGGGATCGGGGTCCTGGAATCCGCCGAGGACGCGGCCGTCGCCGCCGAGGTGCAGCGCGCGGCGGACGCGGGCGGCGGGATCGTCGTGATCGCCTACGATCCGGCGGGTGTCCGGGCGCTGGGGGCGGTGCCCGCCGGGCTGCCGGTGGTGGGCGTGGTCGAGACCCCGGCGACCCCGCCCGGCGGCGACCGCCCGTGGGTGTGGGCGGACGACCGCGAGGCCGCTTACCAGGCGACCCGCCATCTGCTCTCCCTCGGCCACGAGACCGTGCACTACGTGGCCATCCCGTCCAGCACCCGCCGCACCAGCGCCCGCACCGGCGGCTGGCGGCAGGCGCTGAAGGAGGCCGGCGCCCCGGAACCCCGCCCCGTGCAGAGCAGTTGGGGGCCGGCGGGCGGTCACGCGGCCGGGCTGAAGCTGGCGAAGGACCCGTCCGTCACCGCCATCCTGTGCGGCAACGACGACCTCGCGCTCGGCGTGCTGCGCGCCCTGCACGAGGCCGGCCGCTCGGTGCCGGGCGAGATCAGCGTGGCCGGTTTCGACGACGCCCCGCACTCCGCCTTCCTCACCCCGTCCCTGACGACCGTACGCCTGGACTTCACCGGCCTCGGGCGGTCCGCGTTCGCCCTGCTGCACGGCGTGCTGGAGGAGTCGGCGCCGGTCGCCCCGCACCCCGTGTCCGTGCCGGAACTGGTGGTGCGGGAGAGCTCGGGGCCACCGCCCGCCGACGCCTGA
- the htpG gene encoding molecular chaperone HtpG: MTTETFEFQVEARQLLQLMIHSVYSNKDVFLRELVSNASDALDKLRLEKLRDDSLDADVSDLHIEIDVDKEARTLTVRDNGIGMSYDEVGQLIGTIANSGTAGFLKELREAQDAANAEGLIGQFGVGFYSAFMVADEVTLVTRRAGESQGTRWTSRGESTYTLEKVDDAPQGTSVTLHLKPADPENQLHDYTSPWTIREIVKRYSDFITWPVRMVPEKGDGEDAPEPETLNSMKALWARSRDEVSDDEYHELYKHISHDWREPLETIRLQAEGTFEYQALLFVPSHAPHDLFTRDFRRGVQLYVKRVFIMDDCEALLPPYLRFVKGVVDAQDLSLNVSREILQQDRHIRMMQRRLTKKVLSTVKEIRTKDADRYATFWREFGTVLKEGLVTDSENRDAILAVASFATTHAEDEPTTLAQYVERMKDGQEDIYYITGESRQSIENSPHMEAFRDKGIEVLLLTDAVDEVWVDAVGEYEGKKLRSVTKGEIDLDGEKDEKADGEREKQAEEYAGLLGWMREQLDEDIKEVRLSARLTVSPACVVSDAHDLTPALENMYRAMGQEVPRTKRILELNPDHLLVKNLNQAYKEREDRSGLVESAELLHTLAVLAEGGQPKDPARFVKLVADRLERTL; encoded by the coding sequence ATGACGACTGAAACGTTTGAGTTCCAGGTAGAGGCACGTCAGCTGCTCCAGCTGATGATCCACTCGGTCTACTCGAACAAGGATGTCTTCCTGCGGGAGCTCGTCTCCAACGCCTCCGACGCGCTGGACAAGCTGCGCCTGGAGAAGCTGCGGGACGACTCGCTCGACGCCGACGTGTCCGACCTGCACATCGAGATCGACGTCGACAAGGAGGCCCGTACCCTCACCGTGCGGGACAACGGCATCGGGATGTCGTACGACGAGGTCGGACAGCTCATCGGCACCATCGCCAACTCGGGCACGGCCGGCTTCCTGAAGGAGCTGCGGGAGGCCCAGGACGCGGCGAATGCCGAGGGGCTCATCGGCCAGTTCGGCGTCGGTTTCTACTCCGCCTTCATGGTGGCGGACGAGGTGACGCTGGTGACCCGGCGCGCCGGCGAGAGCCAGGGGACCCGCTGGACCTCGCGCGGCGAGTCCACGTACACGCTGGAGAAGGTCGACGACGCGCCGCAAGGCACCTCCGTCACGCTCCACCTCAAGCCCGCCGACCCGGAGAACCAGCTCCACGACTACACCTCGCCGTGGACGATCAGGGAGATCGTCAAGCGGTACTCGGACTTCATCACCTGGCCGGTCCGGATGGTCCCGGAGAAGGGCGACGGCGAGGACGCGCCCGAGCCCGAGACGCTGAACTCGATGAAGGCCCTGTGGGCGCGGTCGCGCGACGAGGTGTCCGACGACGAGTACCACGAGCTGTACAAGCACATCAGCCACGACTGGCGCGAGCCGCTGGAGACGATCCGGCTCCAGGCCGAGGGCACCTTCGAGTACCAGGCCCTGCTCTTCGTGCCCTCGCACGCTCCGCACGACCTGTTCACGCGGGACTTCAGGCGCGGCGTCCAGCTCTATGTGAAGCGCGTCTTCATCATGGACGACTGTGAGGCGCTGCTGCCGCCCTACCTCCGTTTCGTGAAGGGCGTCGTCGACGCGCAGGACCTCTCGCTCAACGTCTCCCGCGAGATCCTGCAGCAGGACCGGCACATCCGGATGATGCAGCGCCGGCTGACGAAGAAGGTCCTCTCCACGGTCAAGGAGATCAGGACCAAGGACGCCGACCGCTACGCCACGTTCTGGCGGGAGTTCGGCACCGTCCTGAAGGAGGGCCTGGTCACCGACTCCGAGAACCGGGACGCCATCCTCGCCGTCGCGTCGTTCGCCACCACGCACGCCGAGGACGAGCCGACCACCCTCGCGCAGTACGTGGAGCGGATGAAGGACGGCCAGGAGGACATCTACTACATCACCGGCGAGTCCCGGCAGAGCATCGAGAACTCCCCGCACATGGAGGCGTTCCGGGACAAGGGCATCGAGGTCCTGCTGCTCACCGACGCGGTCGACGAGGTGTGGGTCGACGCCGTCGGCGAGTACGAGGGCAAGAAGCTGCGCTCCGTCACCAAGGGCGAGATCGACCTCGACGGCGAGAAGGACGAGAAGGCCGACGGGGAGCGGGAGAAGCAGGCCGAGGAGTACGCCGGGCTGCTCGGCTGGATGCGGGAGCAGCTCGACGAGGACATCAAGGAGGTGCGCCTGTCGGCGCGGCTCACCGTCTCACCGGCCTGCGTCGTCTCGGACGCGCACGACCTGACCCCGGCCCTGGAGAACATGTACCGGGCGATGGGCCAGGAGGTGCCGCGCACCAAGCGGATCCTCGAGCTCAACCCCGACCACCTGCTGGTGAAGAACCTGAACCAGGCGTACAAGGAGCGCGAGGACCGTTCGGGCCTCGTCGAGTCCGCCGAGCTGCTCCACACGCTTGCGGTGCTCGCCGAGGGCGGGCAGCCCAAGGACCCCGCGCGCTTCGTCAAGCTCGTGGCCGACCGCCTGGAGCGCACCCTGTAG
- a CDS encoding CBM35 domain-containing protein, translating to MAATLPAAGNAAAAADPQRLTVDLNASEGPVMLGANGSLYGLSDDGVPSDAAMEPLKITSISQKPEGGAQHPNGDALTVSKSFFRNGGGEINVMMQDIYAKWPYEDLGIDDYLPKVDKIAKEVSADPNSDRFVYIPFNEPDQIWYKLDVADQAQYEKNRDRFFKDWKTVYHRIRAIDPDARIAGPNEAAYHTRLLKDFLAFAKRENVLPQVMTWHELGSGSLRDFQAHYDDYRELEREAGIAPLKINIDEYANRRDLSVPGQLVQWISMFERNKVYANMAYWDAAGNLSGQVVRSNIPNGGWWLFRWYAGMTGDTVKVTPPQPNTIDTLQGLASLDTSRRQAQVLLGGSAGDSDVVVRGVPRSVFGRTVTATVAEAAWSGYEGQHAAPQVLARTKVKVADDGSVTVPLRGLHKMSAYRVVLTPGGSGTPSAASVPWSASYEAEDAAITDGKVYTQGTVQNANGYAASGTKDVGSLNQPGSKVAFSVTVPKDGTYDLAILYGNQSGGPATQKLSVDGGDPVTVTYPSTENWTYRAKKDVRVQLKAGTHQLTLSKGDAEVTLDRIDLTSRTGAPAASYEATLADISGKPSYDYTSSAGVGTGSLVLRSGDKAVFDVYAPRDGYYTVVPRASAAVKLSLHGETVTAAPGRPLRLYLVAGNNRIAMTSGHSAVRSLDVSGDGSTAGTLSYEGASATLAGGAKLVDSPHASAGSYIGWLGNSPSSTAEFPVEVPRSGRYLLVVHYAHNDRRDNGHAYNTDIMSRTADITVGSADPVRVTFKNTWSWDDYWTVGVPVDLAKGTNKVTFGNASAWAPNIDRIELGRVVG from the coding sequence ATGGCAGCCACTCTCCCCGCAGCCGGCAACGCGGCAGCGGCAGCCGACCCACAGCGCCTCACCGTCGACCTCAACGCCTCCGAGGGCCCGGTGATGCTCGGCGCCAACGGCTCGCTGTACGGCCTCAGTGACGACGGCGTGCCCAGCGACGCCGCGATGGAGCCGCTGAAGATCACCAGCATCTCGCAGAAGCCGGAGGGCGGCGCCCAGCACCCCAACGGCGACGCGCTCACCGTCTCGAAGTCGTTCTTCCGCAACGGCGGCGGCGAGATCAACGTGATGATGCAGGACATCTACGCCAAGTGGCCGTACGAGGACCTCGGCATCGACGACTACCTCCCCAAGGTCGACAAGATCGCCAAGGAGGTCTCGGCCGACCCGAACAGCGACCGCTTCGTCTACATCCCGTTCAACGAGCCCGACCAGATCTGGTACAAGCTCGACGTCGCCGACCAGGCCCAGTACGAGAAGAACCGTGACCGGTTCTTCAAGGACTGGAAGACGGTGTACCACCGCATCCGCGCGATCGACCCGGACGCACGGATCGCCGGCCCCAACGAAGCCGCCTACCACACCCGCCTGTTGAAGGACTTCCTCGCCTTCGCCAAGCGGGAGAACGTGCTGCCCCAGGTGATGACCTGGCACGAGCTGGGCTCCGGCTCGCTGCGCGACTTCCAGGCGCACTACGACGATTACCGCGAGCTGGAGCGCGAGGCGGGCATCGCCCCGCTGAAGATCAACATCGACGAGTACGCCAACCGCCGCGACCTGTCCGTGCCCGGGCAGCTCGTGCAGTGGATCTCGATGTTCGAGCGCAACAAGGTGTACGCGAACATGGCCTACTGGGACGCCGCCGGCAACCTCAGCGGCCAGGTCGTGCGGTCGAACATCCCCAACGGCGGCTGGTGGCTGTTCCGCTGGTACGCGGGCATGACCGGCGACACCGTGAAGGTGACGCCGCCGCAGCCCAACACCATCGACACCCTCCAGGGGCTCGCCTCCCTCGACACCTCCCGCCGCCAGGCGCAGGTCCTGCTGGGCGGCTCCGCGGGTGACTCGGACGTGGTCGTGCGAGGCGTCCCCCGGTCGGTGTTCGGCCGTACGGTCACCGCGACGGTGGCCGAGGCCGCCTGGTCCGGATACGAGGGGCAGCACGCGGCGCCGCAGGTCCTGGCGCGCACCAAGGTGAAGGTCGCGGACGACGGTTCGGTGACCGTCCCGCTGCGCGGTCTGCACAAGATGTCGGCGTACCGGGTCGTGCTCACCCCCGGCGGCTCGGGCACCCCGTCCGCCGCCTCCGTCCCCTGGTCGGCGTCGTACGAGGCCGAGGACGCGGCCATCACCGACGGCAAGGTCTACACGCAGGGCACGGTCCAGAACGCCAACGGCTACGCGGCCTCCGGCACCAAGGACGTCGGCTCGCTCAACCAGCCCGGCAGCAAGGTCGCCTTCTCCGTGACGGTACCGAAGGACGGCACGTACGACCTGGCGATCCTCTACGGCAACCAGTCCGGCGGCCCCGCCACGCAGAAGCTGTCGGTCGACGGCGGCGACCCGGTGACGGTCACCTACCCCTCGACGGAGAACTGGACGTACCGCGCCAAGAAGGACGTCCGTGTCCAGCTGAAGGCGGGCACGCACCAGCTGACCCTGTCCAAGGGCGACGCCGAGGTCACCCTGGACCGGATCGACCTCACCAGCCGGACGGGCGCGCCCGCCGCCTCCTACGAGGCCACGCTGGCGGACATCAGCGGCAAGCCGTCGTACGACTACACCTCGTCGGCCGGTGTGGGCACGGGCTCCCTGGTCCTGCGCTCCGGTGACAAGGCGGTGTTCGACGTCTACGCCCCGCGCGACGGCTACTACACGGTGGTGCCGCGGGCCTCGGCGGCCGTGAAGCTCTCGCTGCACGGGGAGACGGTCACGGCCGCGCCCGGCCGCCCGCTGCGGCTCTACCTGGTCGCGGGCAACAACCGGATCGCGATGACGTCGGGCCACTCCGCCGTCCGCTCCCTCGACGTCTCCGGCGACGGCTCGACCGCCGGCACCCTCTCCTACGAGGGCGCCTCGGCCACGCTGGCCGGCGGGGCCAAGCTCGTCGACTCCCCGCACGCGTCCGCCGGCTCGTACATCGGCTGGCTCGGCAACAGCCCCTCCAGCACCGCCGAGTTCCCTGTGGAGGTGCCCCGGTCCGGCCGCTATCTGCTGGTCGTCCACTACGCGCACAACGACCGCCGGGACAACGGCCACGCCTACAACACGGACATCATGTCCCGTACGGCGGACATCACGGTCGGGTCCGCGGACCCGGTGCGGGTCACCTTCAAGAACACCTGGAGCTGGGACGACTACTGGACCGTCGGCGTCCCCGTCGATCTGGCGAAGGGTACGAACAAGGTGACGTTCGGCAACGCGAGCGCCTGGGCGCCGAACATCGACCGGATCGAGCTGGGCCGGGTCGTGGGCTGA
- a CDS encoding twin-arginine translocase TatA/TatE family subunit has translation MFGLSELAIILIVVIAVIGARKLPELARSAGQSARILKAEARAAKDEEAGAGAAPRVVQGEIVPPGAGPTPPGARAADAPDPR, from the coding sequence ATGTTCGGACTGAGCGAGCTCGCGATCATCCTCATCGTCGTCATAGCCGTGATCGGGGCCAGGAAGCTGCCCGAACTGGCCCGGTCGGCGGGCCAGTCCGCCCGCATCCTCAAGGCCGAGGCACGCGCCGCCAAGGACGAGGAGGCCGGGGCGGGCGCCGCGCCGCGGGTGGTCCAGGGCGAGATCGTCCCGCCGGGCGCCGGCCCGACCCCGCCCGGCGCGCGGGCGGCGGACGCCCCGGACCCCCGGTGA
- a CDS encoding class F sortase: MAASPVPPAEPGPTPSRRRLRTVVTVLWSVAALVLTVSMVAGRGESASDAGGPPHAPPAVSSASSAASAVPDAPPSSAAPHRPAASGAGRHLPRSRPVRLYIPKISVNAPFTDLVIGRTGQLEPPPAHDTNLVGWYAKGVSPGEAGTAIIAGHVDTATSPAVFAGLSELKKGDRFHVARADGSRATFVVDDAESFDKDDFPSERVYGDTPDAQVRLITCSGPYDRQARDYTENLVVFAHLV; this comes from the coding sequence ATGGCAGCCAGCCCCGTCCCCCCTGCCGAGCCCGGCCCCACGCCGTCGAGGCGGCGGCTCCGTACCGTCGTGACGGTCCTGTGGAGTGTCGCCGCCCTGGTCCTGACCGTGAGCATGGTCGCCGGCCGTGGCGAGTCGGCGTCCGACGCCGGCGGCCCGCCGCACGCCCCACCGGCCGTCTCGTCGGCCTCATCCGCCGCCTCCGCCGTGCCCGACGCGCCGCCCTCGTCCGCGGCGCCGCACCGGCCCGCCGCGTCCGGGGCCGGCCGCCATCTGCCGCGGTCCCGGCCGGTCCGCCTGTACATCCCCAAGATCTCGGTGAACGCGCCCTTCACCGACCTCGTCATCGGCCGCACGGGTCAGCTCGAACCACCACCGGCCCACGACACCAACCTCGTCGGCTGGTACGCCAAGGGCGTCTCGCCCGGCGAGGCCGGAACCGCGATCATCGCCGGGCACGTGGACACCGCTACGTCACCGGCCGTGTTCGCGGGGCTCAGCGAGCTGAAGAAGGGCGACCGGTTCCACGTGGCGCGAGCCGACGGCAGCAGGGCGACCTTCGTGGTGGACGACGCGGAGTCCTTCGACAAGGACGACTTCCCCAGCGAGCGCGTGTACGGCGACACCCCCGACGCCCAGGTCCGGCTCATCACGTGCTCGGGTCCCTACGACCGCCAGGCCCGGGACTACACCGAGAACCTGGTCGTGTTCGCCCACCTCGTCTGA
- a CDS encoding carbohydrate ABC transporter permease, translating to MADTVVRTRKQPAAHGAQKGVGRLPRAAVHHPWWFALPAIAVFAGFFLVPSLLNFYYPFTNWSSYHADIAFTGLDNFRTIAEDGSLLRAIRTTLVYALLAALFQNGFGLVLALLLEDDSRFNRFFRAVFFLPVLISALATGYVFQALLDQDGAVNSVLGADVPWLGSTTWTLVIVTLIHGWKWMGLAMLIYLAGLKGIPGEMLEAAKCDGAGPWRTFWSVRWPMLAPAVTFNVTTALIGSMNTFDIVQATTGGGPAASTEVFNIYMFRIFGQGLYAQASAMSLVLFLVVVAVAIPLVVGLRRREQML from the coding sequence ATGGCGGACACGGTCGTACGTACGCGCAAGCAGCCGGCCGCACACGGCGCGCAGAAGGGAGTGGGACGGCTCCCGCGCGCCGCCGTGCACCACCCCTGGTGGTTCGCGCTCCCCGCCATCGCGGTCTTCGCGGGCTTCTTCCTGGTGCCCAGCCTGCTGAACTTCTACTACCCGTTCACCAACTGGTCCTCGTACCACGCGGACATCGCCTTCACGGGCCTGGACAACTTCCGCACCATCGCCGAGGACGGCTCGCTGCTGCGGGCGATCCGTACGACCCTGGTGTACGCGCTGCTGGCGGCGTTGTTCCAGAACGGCTTCGGGCTCGTGCTGGCACTGCTGCTGGAGGACGACAGCCGCTTCAACCGGTTCTTCCGTGCCGTCTTCTTCCTGCCGGTGCTGATCTCGGCGCTCGCGACCGGATACGTCTTCCAGGCGCTGCTCGACCAGGACGGGGCGGTCAACTCCGTCCTGGGCGCGGACGTCCCGTGGCTGGGCTCGACGACCTGGACGCTGGTGATCGTCACGCTCATCCACGGGTGGAAGTGGATGGGCCTGGCGATGCTGATCTATCTGGCCGGGCTCAAGGGCATCCCCGGCGAGATGCTGGAGGCCGCGAAGTGCGACGGCGCGGGGCCCTGGCGGACCTTCTGGTCCGTGCGCTGGCCGATGCTCGCGCCGGCCGTCACCTTCAACGTCACGACCGCGCTGATCGGTTCGATGAACACCTTCGACATCGTGCAGGCCACGACCGGCGGCGGCCCCGCGGCCTCCACGGAGGTCTTCAACATCTACATGTTCCGGATCTTCGGGCAGGGCCTGTACGCGCAGGCCTCCGCCATGAGCCTCGTCCTGTTCCTGGTGGTCGTCGCCGTGGCGATCCCGCTGGTCGTGGGGCTCCGGCGAAGGGAGCAGATGCTGTGA
- a CDS encoding carbohydrate ABC transporter permease, with the protein MTAVWRYGRPSLVVLLAALAVGVPLWLVAVTSAKPQAEAIRPNLDLPRHWQPASNYADAVGQGEMLRGFLNSLLVVVPSVVLVLILGAGAAWVFARRTSKLVSAAYALCISGLLLPPAVITIVMELRQLGLSNTRPGMIAVYTGMYLSTSIFFMTGFIRAIPMELEEAARMDGASPSRIFWRIVLPLLRPVIATATIMVMLYAWSDIFYAFFVLGGGERATLPLNLYQVASAQLYLNNWHLVFAYVVVMSLPMVAVFLVGQRKIVSGITSGAVK; encoded by the coding sequence GTGACCGCGGTCTGGCGGTACGGCCGCCCCTCCCTCGTCGTCCTGCTCGCCGCGCTGGCCGTGGGCGTGCCGCTGTGGCTGGTCGCCGTCACCTCGGCCAAGCCACAGGCGGAGGCGATCAGGCCGAACCTGGATCTGCCCCGGCACTGGCAGCCCGCGAGCAACTACGCGGACGCCGTCGGCCAGGGCGAGATGCTGCGCGGCTTCCTCAACTCGCTGCTGGTCGTGGTGCCTTCGGTGGTGCTGGTGCTGATCCTGGGCGCGGGCGCCGCGTGGGTCTTCGCCCGCCGCACGTCGAAGCTGGTCTCGGCGGCGTACGCGCTGTGCATCAGCGGACTGCTGCTGCCGCCCGCCGTCATCACCATCGTGATGGAGCTGCGGCAACTGGGGCTGTCGAACACCCGCCCCGGCATGATCGCCGTCTACACCGGGATGTACCTGTCGACGTCGATCTTCTTCATGACCGGCTTCATCCGCGCCATCCCCATGGAGCTGGAGGAGGCGGCCCGGATGGACGGGGCGAGCCCGTCCCGCATCTTCTGGCGGATCGTCCTGCCGCTGCTCCGGCCGGTGATCGCCACCGCGACGATCATGGTGATGCTCTACGCCTGGAGCGACATCTTCTACGCGTTCTTCGTCCTCGGCGGCGGAGAGCGGGCGACCCTGCCGCTCAACCTCTACCAGGTCGCCAGCGCCCAGCTCTACCTCAACAACTGGCATCTCGTCTTCGCGTACGTCGTGGTGATGAGCCTGCCCATGGTCGCCGTGTTCCTCGTCGGCCAGCGAAAGATCGTGTCCGGAATCACCAGTGGAGCCGTGAAGTGA